A single genomic interval of Eleutherodactylus coqui strain aEleCoq1 chromosome 3, aEleCoq1.hap1, whole genome shotgun sequence harbors:
- the LOC136620249 gene encoding olfactory receptor-like protein DTMT, with product MKNQTTITSVLLMRLSDDQKIIYVLFTLFLLIYLMTFLTNFLIILLLLTCTHLHTSMYFFLGNLAFLDMSYSSVTAPRILFDLSTQDWSISLPECIMQIFFVIYSGTSEVFLLSSMSYDRYIAICHPLRYSQVMSWGMCTQMVSLVWSSALLAPIIFTLCLKRLTFCPNFIQNIFCDLSHLLKLSCTDISINLLVFFIVGGFFGTVTFVATFYPYVRIFSTVLKIRTSDRKRKAFSTCTSHLTVVFIFYASTTFIYYVPNTNNLLTLNQVVTVLYTLITPLLNRLIYSLRSKDLKAAQQKVLHIHVVMSVRLTSSMLSIDTG from the coding sequence ATGAAGAACCAAACAACAATCACAAGTGTTCTTCTCATGCGTCTATCGGATGATCAGAAGATCATTTATGTCCTTTTCACTCTCTTCCTCCTCATCTATCTGATGACTTTCTTGACCAACTTTCTCATCATCCTTCTACTTCTTACTTGCACTCATCTTCATACATCCATGTACTTCTTTCTTGGAAACCTGGCATTCTTGGATATGTCCTACTCATCGGTCACTGCCCCAAGGATCCTCTTTGATCTCAGCACCCAGGACTGGTCCATCTCCCTTCCTGAATGCATAATGCAAATTTTCTTTGTCATCTATTCTGGGACCTCTGAGGTTTTCTTGTTGTCCTCCATGTCTTATGACAGATACATAGCCATCTGCCATCCTCTCCGTTACTCTCAGGTCATGTCCTGGGGAATGTGCACTCAGATGGTGTCTTTGGTTTGGTCTTCTGCTCTCCTCGCCCCCATCATTTTTACCTTATGCTTAAAAAGGCTGACGTTTTGTCCCAACTTCATCCAGAACATCTTTTGCGACCTGTCCCATTTGTTGAAGCTCTCTTGTACTGATATTTCTATCAATCTTCTAGTCTTCTTTATTGTGGGGGGTTTTTTTGGTACTGTAACTTTTGTTGCCACATTTTACCCGTATGTCAGAATTTTTAGCACAGTACTGAAAATCCGCACTAGTGACAGAAAACGTAAAGCTTTCTCCACCTGTACATCTCATCTGACTGTGGTTTTCATATTTTATGCATCAACAACTTTTATCTACTATGTTCCTAACACAAATAATCTCCTTACGCTGaaccaagtagtaacagtgctctATACACTAATTACTCCCTTACTTAACCGCTTAATCTACAGCCTGAGGAGCAAAGACCTGAAGGCGGCACAGCAGAAAGTTTTACATATACACGTTGTCATGTCCGTGCGGCTCACAAGCAGCATGCTCAGCATAGACACAGGGTGA